In Pseudomonas fluorescens NCIMB 11764, a single window of DNA contains:
- a CDS encoding lipopolysaccharide assembly protein LapA domain-containing protein, translating to MRSIKRFIFFIITLLIVSATLMFILENQRPMVLMFLGWSTPELSVAVLVILALLVGMVVGPAVASIALMRKKSKSSRLS from the coding sequence ATGAGAAGCATCAAGCGTTTTATCTTTTTTATCATCACCCTGTTGATCGTATCGGCAACATTAATGTTCATCTTAGAAAATCAACGGCCTATGGTGTTGATGTTTCTTGGCTGGTCGACACCTGAGTTGTCGGTGGCTGTGCTTGTAATCTTGGCGCTCTTGGTGGGGATGGTTGTCGGGCCGGCGGTAGCTTCTATTGCCCTAATGCGTAAAAAGTCGAAATCGTCTCGATTATCCTGA
- a CDS encoding glycosyltransferase family 4 protein, whose product MKIAIVTQYFYPENFVINDIVRELGREGHTVEVFTGKPNYPVGKVFEGFTEKGYEQRLFDDQIIVHHAPLRPRKTGGAKNLLLNYASFVVNGLWHFSKLARRRRFDIIFVYAPSPITAVIPGIWMKFLFRAPLFLWVQDLWPESLRATGFITNTTILKFIGLFVRFSYFFVDKLLVQSEAFVVPVRKYANASKIVYYPNSYCSNERVANIAPLLPELVSVLKQYFCVVFAGNLGNAQSLDTIVDAAVLLSDQPDVRIVVVGTGSLANWLFEETERRGLTNIFLAGAYPKASMPQLFDLASALLVTLKKDEIFSYTVPSKIQAYLAAGRPIVAALDGEGARVVNAARAGLTGPAEDATQLAARINELRSMSAAERSALGQNGYTYYLENFELRRQTGTLVALFRNELGADKEI is encoded by the coding sequence TTGAAAATTGCAATTGTTACTCAATACTTTTACCCTGAAAACTTCGTCATTAATGACATCGTTAGAGAGCTTGGCCGCGAGGGCCATACTGTAGAGGTTTTTACAGGAAAACCTAACTACCCAGTTGGTAAAGTATTCGAGGGGTTTACCGAAAAAGGCTATGAGCAGCGGCTATTTGATGATCAAATCATTGTTCATCATGCTCCTTTGCGTCCACGGAAAACAGGTGGAGCTAAGAATCTTTTATTAAATTACGCTTCTTTTGTTGTTAATGGCTTGTGGCACTTTTCCAAGCTGGCGAGGCGTCGACGTTTCGATATTATTTTTGTTTACGCCCCTTCGCCGATAACAGCAGTAATTCCAGGGATCTGGATGAAGTTTTTGTTTCGAGCACCTCTTTTTTTGTGGGTCCAGGATTTGTGGCCTGAAAGCTTGCGAGCAACGGGTTTTATTACTAATACAACCATATTGAAATTTATCGGTCTGTTCGTGAGATTTTCGTATTTTTTTGTTGATAAATTACTTGTCCAGTCCGAGGCGTTCGTCGTTCCAGTCCGCAAGTATGCGAATGCCAGTAAAATTGTGTACTACCCAAACTCCTATTGCTCTAACGAACGAGTTGCTAACATTGCGCCGCTTTTACCTGAACTAGTGAGTGTTCTGAAGCAATATTTTTGCGTCGTGTTTGCGGGGAACCTTGGCAACGCTCAGTCCCTTGATACGATTGTAGACGCTGCGGTGCTTTTGAGCGATCAGCCGGATGTCAGGATAGTTGTCGTTGGAACCGGTAGTCTCGCGAATTGGCTGTTTGAAGAAACGGAGCGCCGTGGACTTACCAATATATTTCTTGCCGGCGCTTATCCTAAAGCCTCCATGCCTCAACTTTTTGACCTGGCCTCAGCATTGTTGGTGACATTGAAAAAGGACGAGATCTTTTCATACACAGTTCCGAGTAAAATTCAGGCTTATCTTGCTGCGGGAAGGCCTATTGTTGCGGCTTTGGACGGTGAAGGGGCACGTGTAGTCAACGCTGCGCGAGCGGGACTTACCGGCCCCGCAGAGGATGCGACACAACTCGCTGCGCGAATAAATGAGCTTAGAAGCATGTCTGCAGCTGAGCGTAGTGCGCTTGGCCAGAATGGATATACCTATTATCTGGAAAATTTTGAGTTGCGCCGCCAAACCGGCACACTAGTCGCTCTGTTTAGAAATGAGCTTGGTGCTGATAAGGAAATTTGA
- a CDS encoding dTDP-4-dehydrorhamnose reductase family protein produces the protein MKILVLGVTGMLGSEVFNYLSDSSTHEVFGTLRRASDMKYFDSDRHVRLISRIDVLDHDSLVNTFAQVQPDVVINCIGLIKQLAQAEDPLTALPINAMLPHRLANLCEVAGARLIHISTDCVFLGNKGLYQESDRSDCDDLYGKSKYIGEVHDRANTITLRTSIIGHALSSDASLVDWFLAQKGSVKGFTQAIFSGVPTAELARIILEFVLPDSTLHGLYHVSADPIDKFTLLSKVSKVYNKDVDIVPDAQLSIDRSLDSSRFRSATGYTPRPWDELLNFMRSRH, from the coding sequence ATGAAAATTCTGGTTCTGGGTGTCACAGGCATGCTGGGCAGTGAGGTATTTAACTATCTCTCAGACTCATCGACGCATGAAGTGTTCGGGACGCTACGTCGAGCCTCTGATATGAAGTATTTTGACAGCGACCGTCATGTTCGTTTGATCTCTAGGATTGATGTGCTCGATCATGACTCACTTGTGAATACGTTCGCCCAAGTGCAGCCAGATGTCGTGATCAACTGTATTGGTTTGATCAAGCAACTAGCCCAGGCGGAGGATCCGCTGACGGCTTTGCCTATCAACGCGATGCTGCCCCACCGCCTTGCCAATCTGTGCGAGGTTGCGGGCGCCCGGCTGATTCATATCAGCACCGACTGCGTCTTTCTCGGGAATAAGGGGCTATATCAGGAAAGCGATCGTTCCGATTGCGATGACCTCTATGGCAAGTCGAAATATATTGGTGAAGTTCACGACAGAGCCAACACCATTACGCTCAGGACATCAATTATTGGCCACGCACTTTCGAGTGACGCATCGCTCGTCGACTGGTTTCTGGCGCAAAAGGGCTCAGTGAAAGGATTTACCCAGGCAATATTTTCCGGCGTTCCTACGGCTGAGTTGGCACGTATCATTCTAGAGTTCGTGCTCCCCGATAGTACGCTCCACGGGCTCTATCACGTGTCTGCTGACCCTATTGATAAGTTCACATTATTAAGCAAAGTATCGAAAGTTTATAACAAGGATGTCGATATAGTCCCGGATGCTCAATTGAGCATTGATCGATCCCTCGATTCATCCCGATTTCGCAGTGCCACAGGATATACCCCTCGTCCATGGGATGAGTTGCTTAATTTTATGCGTTCTCGCCATTAA
- a CDS encoding polysaccharide biosynthesis protein has protein sequence MFDNKVLMITGGTGSFGNTVLKRFLNTNVKEIRVFSRDEKKQEDMRIALADDKVKFYIGDVRDYQGVSEAMVGVDYIFHAAALKQVPSCEFYPMEAVKTNVLGTENVLNAAIANGVKRVVVLSTDKAVYPINAMGISKAMAEKLVVAKSRMIPSTGPVICSTRYGNVMASRGSVIPLFVKQLKEGKDLTVTDPNMTRFLMSLEDSVDLVLHAFEHAQQGDIFVQKAPASTVAELAEALKQLFARDNAVKVIGTRHGEKLYESLISREEMAKAVDMGRYYRIPADNRDLNYKKYFVEGEQHISELDDYTSHNTERLDIAKIKALLLKLEYIQEELNA, from the coding sequence GTGTTTGATAATAAAGTATTGATGATCACCGGCGGCACCGGTTCGTTCGGTAACACCGTACTGAAGCGATTCCTAAATACCAATGTGAAAGAAATTCGCGTTTTCAGTCGCGATGAAAAAAAACAGGAAGACATGCGCATTGCCCTGGCCGATGATAAGGTCAAGTTTTATATCGGCGACGTGCGCGATTACCAAGGAGTTTCCGAAGCGATGGTTGGCGTGGATTACATTTTCCATGCCGCAGCATTGAAGCAGGTTCCTTCCTGCGAGTTTTATCCTATGGAGGCGGTGAAAACCAACGTTCTCGGTACTGAGAACGTATTGAATGCGGCTATCGCCAATGGCGTTAAACGCGTGGTGGTACTAAGTACCGACAAAGCTGTATACCCAATTAACGCCATGGGTATATCCAAAGCGATGGCGGAGAAACTTGTTGTAGCCAAATCCCGCATGATTCCTTCTACCGGTCCGGTAATCTGCTCGACGCGCTATGGCAACGTAATGGCTTCGCGTGGTTCCGTCATTCCACTTTTCGTCAAGCAGCTCAAGGAAGGTAAAGATCTGACTGTTACCGATCCTAATATGACTCGTTTTCTTATGTCACTCGAGGATTCGGTTGACTTGGTACTCCATGCATTTGAGCATGCGCAGCAGGGAGATATTTTTGTTCAGAAAGCGCCTGCCTCAACAGTTGCAGAACTCGCAGAGGCACTGAAACAGTTGTTCGCTCGTGACAATGCGGTGAAAGTCATCGGTACTCGCCACGGCGAGAAGCTCTATGAATCACTTATCTCCCGAGAGGAAATGGCCAAAGCCGTTGACATGGGACGTTATTATCGTATTCCGGCAGATAATCGCGATCTTAACTACAAAAAATATTTTGTAGAAGGCGAGCAACATATCTCGGAATTAGACGACTACACCTCGCACAATACGGAAAGGTTGGACATAGCCAAAATCAAGGCCTTGTTGCTTAAACTCGAGTACATTCAGGAAGAGCTCAATGCTTAA
- the wecB gene encoding non-hydrolyzing UDP-N-acetylglucosamine 2-epimerase, translating to MLKVMTLVGTRPELIKMSRLIAELDKQTNHILVHSGQNYDYELNQVFFDDLDIRKPDHFLGAVGDTAAQTIAEIISKADKIFELEAPDALLLYGDTNTCLAVIAAKRRKIPVFHMEAGNRCFDQRVPEELNRKVLDHLSDINLVLTEHARRYLLDEGIRPETIIKTGSHMEEVLDHYKEKISASTVLEREGLEQDKYFIVSAHREENVDTPENLRDLLASLKALAATYGFPIIVSTHPRTRKRLEALGESLEHPLIRFVKPFGLLDYIKLQTGAFCVLSDSGTITEEASLLNLPAVTIRNAHERPEGMDEGTLIMCGLKAERVLDAVRIVTSQHDRSVRTFPVVGDYLGGPVSKQIVRIVHSYTDYINRTVWSKN from the coding sequence ATGCTTAAAGTTATGACATTAGTGGGAACTCGTCCTGAATTGATCAAGATGAGCCGCCTGATTGCTGAGCTTGATAAGCAAACGAATCATATACTTGTGCATTCGGGACAAAACTACGATTACGAGCTTAATCAGGTCTTTTTTGATGATCTCGATATTCGTAAACCTGACCATTTTCTCGGGGCTGTTGGCGATACTGCAGCACAAACCATTGCCGAGATAATTTCTAAGGCTGATAAAATTTTTGAATTGGAAGCGCCAGATGCGCTTCTGCTCTACGGCGACACCAATACCTGCTTAGCTGTTATCGCTGCTAAACGTCGCAAGATTCCTGTATTCCATATGGAAGCGGGTAACCGATGCTTCGATCAACGCGTACCAGAAGAACTCAACCGCAAAGTGTTAGATCATCTGAGTGACATCAATCTCGTGCTGACCGAGCATGCTCGACGCTATCTGCTGGATGAGGGGATACGCCCTGAGACGATCATCAAGACCGGCTCGCATATGGAAGAGGTTCTTGACCACTACAAGGAAAAGATTAGTGCATCTACAGTATTGGAGCGCGAGGGATTAGAGCAAGATAAATATTTCATCGTCAGCGCCCATCGCGAGGAGAATGTCGATACACCCGAGAACCTTCGAGATTTGTTAGCTTCGCTGAAGGCATTGGCTGCTACTTACGGTTTTCCTATTATTGTCTCGACACACCCTCGCACACGTAAACGCCTTGAGGCACTGGGGGAGTCACTGGAACACCCATTAATTCGATTCGTAAAACCTTTCGGGCTGTTGGATTACATAAAATTGCAAACAGGAGCCTTCTGCGTTCTGTCAGACAGCGGCACCATCACAGAAGAAGCCTCTCTCCTTAATTTGCCGGCAGTGACTATACGTAACGCGCATGAGAGGCCAGAGGGGATGGACGAGGGCACCTTGATCATGTGTGGATTGAAAGCTGAGCGGGTACTTGACGCTGTTCGGATTGTGACCAGTCAACACGATCGCTCTGTCCGAACTTTTCCAGTTGTGGGCGATTACTTGGGTGGACCTGTTTCAAAACAAATTGTCAGGATCGTCCATAGTTATACCGACTACATTAATCGAACTGTTTGGTCTAAAAACTAA
- a CDS encoding UDP-glucose 4-epimerase family protein, translating to MRLLVTGGSGFIGSRLIDVLAAENKYEIVAVNRRSGLHFPVVVQSRIVQGLSQTTEWSDTLKGVDVVIHTAARAHVMSDYSADPLAEFRRINVEGTIRLASHAVEAGVKRFIFLSSIKVNGESTVLSAPYHADSKPAPADPYAISKMEAEQGLRVIAQETGMEVVIIRPTLVYGPGVKANFLSMMRWLISGIPLPFGAIHNRRSLVALDNLVDLIVTCIDHPAAANETFLVSDGEDLSTTELLHRMGTALGVSARLLPVPAWLLMAGATVLGRKSLSQRLCGSLQVDITKTRERLEWEPPVSVAHALDGTARHFLKHRN from the coding sequence ATGCGGCTTTTGGTGACGGGTGGCAGTGGATTTATTGGCAGCAGGTTGATAGATGTGCTTGCTGCCGAAAATAAATACGAGATAGTGGCTGTCAACCGAAGATCGGGGCTGCATTTTCCTGTCGTTGTACAGTCTAGAATTGTACAGGGATTGTCGCAAACGACTGAATGGTCGGATACTCTGAAAGGCGTGGATGTTGTAATTCATACTGCTGCTCGAGCACATGTTATGAGCGATTATTCGGCAGATCCTCTTGCCGAATTTAGAAGGATCAATGTCGAGGGTACCATTCGCCTTGCTAGTCATGCAGTAGAGGCTGGTGTTAAACGCTTCATTTTTTTAAGCTCTATCAAAGTCAATGGTGAGAGCACCGTTTTAAGTGCGCCATACCATGCAGATTCCAAGCCAGCGCCCGCAGATCCCTACGCCATTTCCAAGATGGAGGCCGAACAGGGGCTGCGCGTAATTGCGCAAGAAACTGGTATGGAAGTTGTCATCATTCGACCAACTCTCGTCTACGGTCCAGGTGTTAAAGCCAATTTTTTGAGTATGATGCGTTGGTTGATCAGTGGTATTCCTCTGCCATTTGGAGCAATCCACAACCGTCGTAGTCTCGTCGCCCTCGATAATCTGGTCGACTTGATCGTGACGTGCATTGACCATCCAGCCGCAGCCAATGAGACTTTTTTGGTCAGCGACGGTGAGGACCTTTCGACAACAGAGTTACTGCATCGAATGGGGACTGCGTTAGGCGTTTCTGCACGTTTGTTGCCAGTACCGGCATGGCTGCTCATGGCGGGTGCAACTGTCCTTGGCCGTAAATCTCTGTCCCAACGGCTTTGCGGCTCTTTGCAGGTTGATATTACCAAGACGCGAGAACGACTTGAGTGGGAGCCGCCAGTCAGCGTAGCCCATGCTCTTGATGGTACTGCACGACACTTTCTGAAGCATCGCAATTAG
- a CDS encoding MraY family glycosyltransferase, whose translation MALSWLFAVVAVTSLLLTWVLRRYALARSLMDIPNSRSSHSVPTPRGGGVAIVLSFLVALPVLAVNDWVAWSLTWALLGAGGLIAIVGFLDDHGHIAARWRLLAHFLGAGWVLTWLGGVPPLNLLGWQFDLGWLGHVLAAFYLVWMLNLYNFMDGIDGIASVEAVCICFGACLIYWLTGHQELAVVPLLLAVSVLGFLYWNFPPARIFMGDAGSGFLGIVLGGLSLHAAWSAPSLLWVWLILSGVFIVDATFTLIRRLLRGDKIYEAHRSHAYQYASRKVGRHLPVTLAITGINLFWLLPIAIWVGLLGLDGSMGLVLAYVPLVFLAIKYHAGELEKNG comes from the coding sequence ATGGCGCTTAGTTGGTTATTTGCTGTGGTAGCGGTCACGTCGCTTTTATTGACATGGGTACTACGTCGCTACGCACTGGCGCGCAGTCTGATGGATATTCCCAACAGTCGAAGCTCTCACTCCGTGCCTACTCCCAGAGGGGGAGGGGTAGCGATTGTATTGAGCTTCCTGGTTGCGCTGCCTGTTCTGGCGGTCAATGACTGGGTTGCCTGGTCGTTGACCTGGGCATTGCTGGGCGCTGGTGGACTGATCGCGATCGTGGGCTTTCTTGATGACCACGGGCACATTGCCGCTCGCTGGCGTTTGCTGGCTCATTTTCTGGGGGCTGGTTGGGTGCTTACCTGGTTAGGTGGAGTTCCGCCGCTCAATTTGTTGGGATGGCAGTTCGACCTTGGCTGGCTGGGTCATGTACTCGCGGCGTTTTATCTCGTATGGATGCTTAATCTCTACAACTTTATGGATGGAATCGACGGTATTGCCAGCGTTGAGGCAGTCTGTATCTGTTTCGGGGCTTGTCTGATCTACTGGCTTACCGGCCATCAAGAACTGGCCGTAGTACCTCTGCTTTTGGCCGTCTCCGTACTTGGCTTTCTGTACTGGAATTTCCCTCCAGCACGCATTTTCATGGGCGATGCAGGCAGTGGGTTTCTTGGGATCGTGCTGGGTGGGCTTTCGCTGCATGCCGCGTGGAGTGCCCCGAGTCTGCTTTGGGTATGGCTGATCTTGTCAGGTGTGTTCATCGTTGATGCCACCTTTACTCTCATCCGTCGCTTATTACGCGGTGATAAAATCTACGAAGCACATCGTAGTCATGCCTATCAATACGCATCGCGCAAGGTGGGCCGGCATCTTCCGGTGACACTCGCCATCACGGGCATCAACTTGTTTTGGCTGCTGCCTATTGCTATTTGGGTCGGTTTATTGGGACTCGATGGTAGTATGGGGCTGGTGCTGGCCTATGTGCCTTTGGTCTTTCTCGCGATCAAATACCATGCGGGTGAGCTGGAAAAAAACGGATAA
- a CDS encoding polysaccharide biosynthesis protein → MDKIRACLVGLPRRHKRFLQVVTDVLLIWFALWMAFVVRLGFDDLNNPFVVHLWLFLSAPAIAIPLFIRFGMYRAVMRYFGNDALIAIIKAVSLSALVLALVVYVYSNHQTVVPRSIVFNYWWLSLVMIGGLRLGMRQYFLGDWFAAAQHVPFTNREDGLPKVAIYGAGAAGNQLVAALRVGRLMRPVAFIDDDSSIADRVISGLHVYKPKNIQRMIEETGAGEVLLAIPSSTRGRRREVLGYLEKFPLHVRSVPGFMDLASGRVKVDDIQEVDIADLLGRDSVPAQDDLLSRCIKGQVVLVTGAGGSIGSELCRQILSSAPTTLLLFDHSEFNLYSILSELEQRIVKESRSVKLLPILGSVRNHEKLLDVMKTWSVDTVYHAAAYKHVPMVEHNIAEGVLNNVIGTLNTAQAALQAGVANFVLISTDKAVRPTNIMGSTKRLAELTLQALSKEIAPVLFNDPSNVSRVNKTRFTMVRFGNVLGSSGSVIPLFHKQIKSGGPLTVTHPKITRYFMTIPEAAQLVIQAGSMGLGGDVFVLDMGEPVKIVELAEKMIHLSGLSVRSDKNPHGDISIEFTGLRPGEKLYEELLIGENVVATKHPMIMSASEDHLPWEVLKGQLAELLSAVGEDDYVRVRQLLRDTVSGYAPDGEIVDWIYQQQRRRREP, encoded by the coding sequence ATGGATAAAATACGAGCATGTTTGGTGGGCCTTCCGCGCCGACACAAGCGCTTTCTGCAAGTGGTCACTGACGTCTTGTTGATTTGGTTTGCACTTTGGATGGCATTTGTTGTGCGGCTAGGGTTCGACGATCTGAACAATCCCTTTGTTGTTCATTTATGGCTATTTCTCAGTGCCCCCGCCATTGCCATCCCACTGTTTATCCGCTTTGGAATGTACCGTGCAGTCATGCGTTACTTTGGCAATGACGCGTTGATCGCGATTATCAAGGCTGTCAGCCTTTCGGCGCTGGTATTGGCGTTGGTCGTTTATGTCTACAGTAACCATCAGACAGTTGTCCCACGTTCTATCGTCTTCAACTACTGGTGGTTGAGCCTGGTCATGATTGGCGGCCTGCGCCTGGGTATGCGTCAGTATTTTCTGGGTGACTGGTTCGCTGCCGCACAACATGTACCCTTCACCAATCGAGAAGATGGTCTGCCTAAGGTTGCTATTTATGGCGCCGGGGCTGCTGGCAACCAGTTGGTGGCGGCGCTCCGTGTCGGGCGATTGATGCGTCCGGTTGCCTTTATCGATGACGATAGCAGCATTGCTGACCGGGTCATATCGGGTCTGCATGTTTACAAGCCAAAAAATATCCAGCGCATGATCGAGGAAACAGGAGCTGGTGAGGTGCTTTTGGCTATTCCTTCATCCACTCGTGGCCGTCGCCGGGAAGTACTGGGCTACCTGGAGAAATTTCCGCTCCACGTTCGGAGCGTTCCCGGCTTTATGGACCTGGCAAGTGGCCGGGTCAAGGTCGATGACATTCAAGAGGTGGACATCGCTGACCTGTTAGGTCGTGATTCGGTGCCTGCTCAGGATGATCTGCTATCGCGTTGCATCAAAGGGCAGGTCGTTTTGGTAACTGGGGCGGGTGGTTCCATCGGTTCTGAACTGTGCAGGCAGATACTTTCTTCAGCCCCCACGACTCTGCTTTTATTCGACCATAGTGAATTCAATCTTTATAGCATTCTGTCCGAGCTTGAACAGCGAATCGTCAAAGAGTCCCGATCGGTCAAGTTGCTGCCAATTCTAGGGTCAGTACGGAATCACGAAAAACTGTTGGACGTGATGAAAACCTGGAGTGTGGATACCGTCTACCATGCGGCAGCTTACAAACATGTACCTATGGTTGAACACAACATAGCGGAAGGCGTGTTGAATAATGTCATCGGCACATTGAACACTGCCCAGGCAGCTTTGCAAGCAGGGGTCGCAAATTTTGTCCTGATCTCTACGGACAAGGCTGTTCGCCCGACCAATATCATGGGCAGTACCAAACGACTCGCAGAACTGACCTTACAAGCGCTCAGCAAGGAAATCGCCCCGGTCCTGTTCAATGACCCTTCGAATGTATCGAGGGTCAATAAAACCCGGTTCACCATGGTTCGATTCGGTAATGTGCTGGGCTCGTCCGGCTCTGTCATTCCGCTGTTCCACAAACAGATTAAGTCGGGTGGGCCATTAACAGTCACTCATCCGAAGATCACTCGTTATTTCATGACTATTCCTGAGGCAGCTCAGCTGGTCATTCAGGCTGGATCAATGGGGCTGGGGGGCGACGTGTTTGTGCTGGACATGGGAGAGCCAGTCAAAATTGTCGAACTGGCAGAGAAGATGATCCATTTGTCCGGTCTGAGCGTGCGTTCTGATAAAAATCCTCATGGCGATATCTCTATTGAATTCACGGGACTTCGTCCGGGTGAGAAACTCTATGAGGAACTGCTGATTGGCGAGAATGTGGTCGCGACCAAGCATCCAATGATCATGAGTGCCAGTGAGGATCATCTTCCTTGGGAGGTTCTCAAGGGACAACTCGCTGAGTTACTGTCGGCGGTAGGCGAAGATGACTACGTGCGAGTTCGTCAGCTGCTACGTGACACCGTTAGCGGATACGCGCCCGATGGCGAAATCGTGGATTGGATTTATCAGCAGCAACGCAGACGGCGAGAGCCCTGA
- a CDS encoding glycosyltransferase family 4 protein yields the protein MNKVKILTFSVYYLPGYKGGGPVRTIENMVSHLDQELEFWIVTRDRDLGDSTPYPAIQRGIWQKVGSAYVYYLPAEDANFAAVGDLIKSTPHDIVYLNSFFDPVFTIYPLLHRLFGKAKRKPFVLAPRGEFAVAALTLKKFKKTCYLIASRLLRLTKNVLFQASSEYEQDDIQRALGVNITSIKIAPDLPSHIHASSDLSAPELTDGAPLRVIFLSRISPMKNLDFAIRALMFVKFELQFDIYGPKEDEAYWSYCEQLLGQLPENVKFNYCGKVLPEDVKNTFSRYDLFLFPTRGENYGHVIAESISMGTPVLLSDRTPWRALEENDLGWVLPLDAPESFAEKMNLLSNSSVQHRQEKRRHILEYAKANLCDPESVNKNRELFLALAGNRGR from the coding sequence TTGAACAAAGTAAAGATACTTACATTTTCCGTTTACTACCTGCCCGGATACAAAGGAGGTGGTCCGGTTAGAACCATTGAGAACATGGTGTCGCATCTTGATCAGGAACTCGAGTTCTGGATTGTCACCCGTGATCGTGACTTGGGTGACTCAACCCCCTATCCGGCTATCCAGCGAGGCATATGGCAAAAGGTTGGAAGCGCATACGTTTATTACCTTCCCGCCGAAGATGCGAACTTCGCGGCGGTAGGTGATTTGATAAAAAGCACGCCCCACGACATTGTTTACCTGAATAGTTTCTTTGACCCCGTATTCACAATCTACCCGCTGTTACATCGATTGTTCGGAAAGGCGAAAAGAAAGCCATTTGTACTAGCACCACGGGGAGAATTCGCTGTTGCAGCGCTCACCCTGAAAAAATTCAAAAAAACTTGCTATCTCATTGCAAGCCGGTTGCTGCGCCTGACAAAAAACGTGCTGTTTCAGGCATCCAGCGAATATGAGCAAGACGACATCCAACGCGCACTGGGTGTCAATATAACCTCGATAAAAATTGCCCCAGATCTGCCCAGCCACATTCATGCATCTTCCGATTTATCAGCGCCTGAGCTTACGGATGGAGCGCCGTTACGCGTGATATTCCTGTCAAGAATATCCCCTATGAAAAATCTTGACTTTGCAATTCGGGCGTTGATGTTCGTAAAGTTCGAACTCCAATTTGACATATATGGACCTAAAGAAGACGAGGCCTATTGGTCTTATTGCGAACAGTTGCTTGGTCAACTGCCAGAAAACGTTAAATTCAACTACTGTGGCAAAGTACTACCTGAGGATGTAAAAAATACATTTTCTAGATATGACTTGTTCCTATTTCCTACGCGCGGGGAAAACTATGGCCATGTCATCGCAGAGTCAATCAGTATGGGCACACCGGTTCTATTGAGTGATCGCACACCTTGGCGCGCTCTTGAAGAAAATGATCTGGGGTGGGTATTGCCGTTGGACGCTCCCGAGTCCTTCGCTGAGAAGATGAATTTGTTATCAAACTCGTCAGTCCAACATCGACAGGAGAAGCGTCGTCATATACTTGAATACGCCAAGGCAAATCTTTGCGATCCTGAATCGGTAAATAAGAATCGTGAGCTTTTCCTCGCGTTGGCGGGCAACCGGGGACGATAG
- a CDS encoding glycosyltransferase family 2 protein codes for MTSNAFISTPLISVVLPIYNAGAYLSEALDSILNQTVTDFEVIAIDDGSTDSSLSVLQQYEKKDSRVKVVTRANKGLANTLNEALTVATGEWIARMDQDDIALPHRFEKQLAYLKSSGADMVGSWVKRFGAADKRTVKLPESDNAIRMALLFGSPFAHPAVMMRAALVKELRYEHRWDKAEDYDLWVRAAIAGWKMANVPEVLLQYRVHGSQISTAASNRQMQLSQGIRKIYWDHIFGLWEKDKSCIDSVLNTRAVSVKTDIDEIESALTEVLLHCQGEAREVVLSHALKIYFRVAADCPDIVSRWTRLSSEFSSPPRLKTKIMLGGLRLFRIRPESKFFIGIRATLIFLQAR; via the coding sequence GTGACTTCTAACGCCTTCATTAGCACTCCGCTCATTTCGGTGGTTTTGCCTATTTACAACGCCGGTGCATATCTTTCGGAAGCGCTTGACTCCATCCTCAATCAAACGGTTACCGACTTTGAGGTGATAGCGATTGATGATGGCTCCACAGACAGTTCTTTATCTGTCCTTCAACAGTACGAAAAAAAAGATTCTCGCGTCAAAGTTGTCACTCGTGCGAACAAGGGGTTGGCCAATACGCTCAACGAGGCTCTTACCGTTGCGACTGGCGAGTGGATTGCACGAATGGATCAAGACGACATCGCGCTCCCACACCGATTCGAAAAGCAGTTGGCCTACTTGAAATCCTCCGGGGCTGATATGGTCGGGAGCTGGGTGAAACGTTTCGGCGCTGCAGACAAGCGAACCGTCAAGCTACCGGAATCCGACAATGCAATCAGAATGGCATTGCTGTTCGGATCTCCTTTTGCGCACCCTGCCGTCATGATGCGCGCCGCGCTGGTAAAAGAGCTACGCTATGAACACCGTTGGGACAAAGCCGAAGATTACGACCTCTGGGTTCGGGCGGCCATTGCGGGGTGGAAAATGGCAAATGTTCCAGAAGTTCTACTGCAATATCGAGTGCATGGATCGCAGATATCCACAGCCGCATCGAACAGACAGATGCAACTGTCTCAAGGCATCAGAAAAATATATTGGGATCATATTTTTGGCTTATGGGAAAAAGACAAATCGTGTATCGATTCTGTATTGAATACCCGAGCAGTTTCGGTTAAGACCGATATTGACGAAATCGAATCGGCGTTGACCGAGGTGCTTCTGCATTGCCAGGGGGAGGCTCGCGAGGTAGTTCTCAGCCACGCTCTGAAAATATACTTTAGAGTCGCAGCAGATTGCCCTGACATCGTTTCGAGATGGACCAGACTGAGTAGTGAGTTTTCATCCCCTCCCCGGCTGAAAACCAAAATAATGCTCGGAGGGTTACGCTTATTCAGAATCAGACCGGAAAGCAAGTTTTTCATTGGCATCAGAGCGACGTTAATTTTTTTACAGGCTCGGTAA